The following are from one region of the Actinoplanes sp. L3-i22 genome:
- a CDS encoding HAD family hydrolase translates to MRDRARALLIDLDGVLRRWDPAPMIAVEVKYGLKPAALLETSMSWDLYRPAVAGEISDAEWMGLVASRLPLDEAAATAAVAEWQAYRGEVDPEALAFVRSVRAAGRKVGLATNATDRLHADLDALGLTDEVDLVISSWELKVHKPAPEFFQQACLAIGAVPKHVLFVDDDDRAIGGARAAGLAGYRWTGTEHIPYLRKVLDLPD, encoded by the coding sequence ATGCGCGACCGCGCCCGGGCCCTGCTCATCGACCTGGACGGCGTGCTGCGCCGCTGGGACCCGGCTCCGATGATCGCCGTCGAGGTGAAGTACGGCCTCAAACCGGCCGCCCTCCTCGAGACGTCGATGTCGTGGGATCTCTACCGCCCCGCGGTGGCCGGCGAGATCTCCGACGCGGAGTGGATGGGCCTGGTCGCGAGCCGGCTGCCGCTCGACGAGGCGGCGGCCACCGCGGCGGTCGCGGAGTGGCAGGCGTACCGGGGTGAGGTGGACCCGGAGGCACTGGCGTTCGTCCGCTCGGTGCGGGCCGCCGGGCGCAAGGTCGGGCTGGCCACCAACGCCACCGACCGGCTCCACGCCGACCTGGACGCGCTCGGCCTGACCGACGAGGTGGACCTGGTGATCAGCTCGTGGGAGCTGAAGGTGCACAAACCGGCGCCGGAGTTCTTCCAGCAGGCCTGCCTGGCGATCGGGGCGGTGCCCAAGCACGTGCTGTTCGTGGACGACGACGACCGGGCGATCGGGGGCGCGCGGGCGGCGGGGCTGGCCGGCTACCGGTGGACGGGCACCGAGCACATCCCGTACCTCCGCAAGGTTCTTGATCTCCCGGATTGA